The Bombus fervidus isolate BK054 chromosome 6, iyBomFerv1, whole genome shotgun sequence genome contains a region encoding:
- the LOC139988538 gene encoding microtubule-associated serine/threonine-protein kinase 2-like isoform X4, whose translation MDQNRNRPSRACLRSYGNSASVLVFDQAESEESACSTEAEVQKRPIPPKVESKEAPVRPVSGELSNLVRMRNSAIGKSAPSLSVHVRDFNIPRHAAKAAHRKSFIATTSPTLPRCHSPLSGSPLESTRMSSSRHFAFAPIKRGTTGTGDDRR comes from the exons atgGATCAGAACAGGAATAGACCAAGCAGAGCTTGTCTTCGTTCTTATGGCAATTCTGCCAGTGTACTCGTGTTTGATCAAGCTGAAAGCGAAGAATCTGCTTGCAGCACTGAAGCAGAAGTGCAAAAACGTCCAATTCCACCAAAAGTAGAGAGCAAGGAAGCTCCAGTTCGACCtg TTAGTGGAGAATTGTCAAATCTGGTTCGAATGAGGAATTCTGCAATTGGGAAGTCTGCGCCTTCGTTATCCGTTCACGTG CGTGATTTTAACATTCCCCGGCATGCTGCTAAAGCAGCTCATCGTAAATCTTTTATTGCAACAACGTCTCCAACTTTACCACGTTGTCATTCACCATTATCAG GCAGTCCTCTAGAGAGTACCAGGATGTCATCCAGTCGACATTTTGCTTTTGCTCCAATTAAAAG AGGTACCACAGGAACTGGAGATGACAGACGATGA
- the LOC139988538 gene encoding microtubule-associated serine/threonine-protein kinase 2-like isoform X1, producing MDQNRNRPSRACLRSYGNSASVLVFDQAESEESACSTEAEVQKRPIPPKVESKEAPVRPVSGELSNLVRMRNSAIGKSAPSLSVHVRDFNIPRHAAKAAHRKSFIATTSPTLPRCHSPLSAFVPIVGSPLESTRMSSSRHFAFAPIKRIGRGTTGTGDDRR from the exons atgGATCAGAACAGGAATAGACCAAGCAGAGCTTGTCTTCGTTCTTATGGCAATTCTGCCAGTGTACTCGTGTTTGATCAAGCTGAAAGCGAAGAATCTGCTTGCAGCACTGAAGCAGAAGTGCAAAAACGTCCAATTCCACCAAAAGTAGAGAGCAAGGAAGCTCCAGTTCGACCtg TTAGTGGAGAATTGTCAAATCTGGTTCGAATGAGGAATTCTGCAATTGGGAAGTCTGCGCCTTCGTTATCCGTTCACGTG CGTGATTTTAACATTCCCCGGCATGCTGCTAAAGCAGCTCATCGTAAATCTTTTATTGCAACAACGTCTCCAACTTTACCACGTTGTCATTCACCATTATCAG CATTTGTCCCGATTGTAGGCAGTCCTCTAGAGAGTACCAGGATGTCATCCAGTCGACATTTTGCTTTTGCTCCAATTAAAAG aattggTAGAGGTACCACAGGAACTGGAGATGACAGACGATGA
- the LOC139988623 gene encoding LOW QUALITY PROTEIN: microtubule-associated serine/threonine-protein kinase 3-like (The sequence of the model RefSeq protein was modified relative to this genomic sequence to represent the inferred CDS: substituted 3 bases at 3 genomic stop codons), protein MSFTDNPFVVSMYCSFETKKHLCLVMEYVEGGDCANFLKNISPLPPDMARFYFAETVLAVEYLHSYGIVHRDLKPDNLLITALGHIKLTDFGLSKMGLMSLATNLYEGYIDRDTRQFSDKQVFGIPEYITPEVILRQGYGKLVDWWSMGIILYEFLIGCVPFFGDTPEELCAHTVNDDVDXPDEDDWPVQPEAKDIITALLQQSPRDRLGTGGSHEVKEHRYFYGVNWNSLLRXKAEFVPRLINDEDTSYFDTRMDXRNHDISGDTDDNDDSPLFGSFSIYSPQSRKISQTRYIVSGLLLFVKVHPEESFAHTINDDIQ, encoded by the exons ATGAGCTTTACAGACAATCCATTTGTAGTTTCTATGTACTGCAGCTTCGAGACAAAA AAGCACTTGTGCTTAGTAATGGAATATGTAGAGGGTGGAGATTGcgctaattttttaaaaaatatcagtcCATTGCCACCGGACATGGCAAGATTTTATTTCGCAGAAACCGTTTTAGCTGTTGAATATTTGCACAGTTACGGTATTGTTCATCGAGATTTGAAACCTGACAA TTTACTTATTACTGCCCTTGGTCACATTAAGCTTACTGACTTTGGTCTCAGTAAAATGGGTCTTATGTCCT TGGCGACAAATCTTTACGAAGGATACATAGATAGGGATACGAGACAATTTTCTGATAAACAAGTATTCGGCATACCTGAATACATCACCCCTGAAGTTATATTACGGCAGGGATATGGTAAACTTGTTGATTGGTGGTCAATGGGCATTATATTGTACGAATTTCTAATTGGCTGTGTACCATTTTTTGGTGATACTCCGGAAGAATTGTGTGCTCATACTGTTAAcg ATGATGTCGATTAGCCAGATGAGGATGATTGGCCTGTTCAGCCAGAAGCAAAAGATATTATAACAGCGTTGCTTCAACAAAGTCCTAGAGATCGTTTAGGCACTGGTGGATCTCATGAAGTAAAAGAGCACCGATATTTTTATGGAGTAAATTGGAATAGTTTACTCAGATAAAAGGCTGAATTCGTACCTCGATTAATCAATGACGAAGATACAAGCTACTTTGATA CTCGTATGGATTGACGTAACCACGATATAAGCGGCGATACTGATGACAACGATGACTCCCCTTTGTTCGGATCGTTCTCCATCTATTCTCCACAGTCTCGAAAAATATCTCAAACCCGCTATATTGTTTCCGGTTTATTGCTCTTTGTTAAAGTACATCCGGAAGAATCGTTTGCCCATACTATTAAcg ACGATATCCAATGA
- the LOC139988538 gene encoding microtubule-associated serine/threonine-protein kinase 2-like isoform X2: MDQNRNRPSRACLRSYGNSASVLVFDQAESEESACSTEAEVQKRPIPPKVESKEAPVRPVSGELSNLVRMRNSAIGKSAPSLSVHVRDFNIPRHAAKAAHRKSFIATTSPTLPRCHSPLSAFVPIVGSPLESTRMSSSRHFAFAPIKRGTTGTGDDRR, from the exons atgGATCAGAACAGGAATAGACCAAGCAGAGCTTGTCTTCGTTCTTATGGCAATTCTGCCAGTGTACTCGTGTTTGATCAAGCTGAAAGCGAAGAATCTGCTTGCAGCACTGAAGCAGAAGTGCAAAAACGTCCAATTCCACCAAAAGTAGAGAGCAAGGAAGCTCCAGTTCGACCtg TTAGTGGAGAATTGTCAAATCTGGTTCGAATGAGGAATTCTGCAATTGGGAAGTCTGCGCCTTCGTTATCCGTTCACGTG CGTGATTTTAACATTCCCCGGCATGCTGCTAAAGCAGCTCATCGTAAATCTTTTATTGCAACAACGTCTCCAACTTTACCACGTTGTCATTCACCATTATCAG CATTTGTCCCGATTGTAGGCAGTCCTCTAGAGAGTACCAGGATGTCATCCAGTCGACATTTTGCTTTTGCTCCAATTAAAAG AGGTACCACAGGAACTGGAGATGACAGACGATGA
- the LOC139988538 gene encoding microtubule-associated serine/threonine-protein kinase 2-like isoform X3: protein MDQNRNRPSRACLRSYGNSASVLVFDQAESEESACSTEAEVQKRPIPPKVESKEAPVRPVSGELSNLVRMRNSAIGKSAPSLSVHVRDFNIPRHAAKAAHRKSFIATTSPTLPRCHSPLSGSPLESTRMSSSRHFAFAPIKRIGRGTTGTGDDRR from the exons atgGATCAGAACAGGAATAGACCAAGCAGAGCTTGTCTTCGTTCTTATGGCAATTCTGCCAGTGTACTCGTGTTTGATCAAGCTGAAAGCGAAGAATCTGCTTGCAGCACTGAAGCAGAAGTGCAAAAACGTCCAATTCCACCAAAAGTAGAGAGCAAGGAAGCTCCAGTTCGACCtg TTAGTGGAGAATTGTCAAATCTGGTTCGAATGAGGAATTCTGCAATTGGGAAGTCTGCGCCTTCGTTATCCGTTCACGTG CGTGATTTTAACATTCCCCGGCATGCTGCTAAAGCAGCTCATCGTAAATCTTTTATTGCAACAACGTCTCCAACTTTACCACGTTGTCATTCACCATTATCAG GCAGTCCTCTAGAGAGTACCAGGATGTCATCCAGTCGACATTTTGCTTTTGCTCCAATTAAAAG aattggTAGAGGTACCACAGGAACTGGAGATGACAGACGATGA